The following coding sequences lie in one Moritella viscosa genomic window:
- a CDS encoding putative thiamine biosynthesis protein yields MKNNILFKAAVFTAAMLSVNAHAETKTLTLMLDWFVNPNHGPIIIAKERGYFAEQGVNVVIQEPADPSMPPKLVAANKIDLAITYQPNLTIDVAAGLPLIRSATLIATPLNTLMVLDNNKINNMSDLKGKKIGIAIAGNEEATVGTMLKTGGVNYDDVQIINVGWALSSSLASGKVDAIWGGLRNFETNQLELEGFKAKAFFPEEHGIPAYDELVFVANANTYDKAAIQAFNKALEQATTYIVNHPQASWKEFVAYAPDTLNNELNKRAWNDTLTRFALRPSAVDLKRYDYYAEFMYSQKIIKTIPKAQNYVPTL; encoded by the coding sequence ATGAAAAACAACATCTTATTCAAGGCCGCAGTATTTACAGCAGCTATGTTATCGGTAAATGCACATGCTGAAACGAAGACCCTAACACTGATGCTAGATTGGTTTGTTAATCCGAATCACGGTCCTATTATTATTGCCAAAGAGCGTGGTTACTTTGCAGAACAAGGGGTGAATGTGGTGATTCAAGAACCTGCTGACCCAAGCATGCCACCAAAACTTGTCGCCGCAAATAAAATTGATCTAGCTATCACATATCAACCAAATTTAACCATTGATGTCGCGGCTGGTTTACCCCTAATCCGTTCTGCGACCTTGATTGCAACACCACTCAATACCTTGATGGTACTCGACAATAACAAAATTAATAATATGTCTGATTTAAAAGGTAAAAAGATTGGTATCGCGATTGCAGGTAACGAAGAAGCAACTGTCGGCACTATGCTAAAAACAGGCGGCGTTAACTACGATGACGTACAGATCATTAACGTAGGCTGGGCACTATCATCGTCACTTGCATCAGGTAAAGTAGATGCAATTTGGGGTGGTCTGCGCAATTTTGAAACCAACCAGCTTGAACTTGAAGGTTTTAAAGCAAAAGCCTTCTTCCCAGAAGAGCACGGCATACCAGCCTATGACGAGCTAGTATTTGTTGCTAATGCCAATACCTACGACAAAGCAGCTATCCAGGCCTTCAATAAAGCACTAGAGCAAGCAACGACCTACATTGTTAATCACCCACAAGCATCATGGAAAGAGTTTGTCGCGTATGCACCAGACACGTTAAATAACGAGCTAAATAAACGTGCCTGGAACGATACCCTAACCCGTTTCGCGCTACGCCCTTCTGCGGTTGATTTAAAACGTTATGACTATTATGCCGAATTCATGTATTCACAAAAGATCATCAAAACAATACCTAAAGCACAAAATTACGTACCAACTCTGTAG
- a CDS encoding ABC transporter, permease protein encodes MSNIISANLTHQQKSKNKKQIIHISPVLRIIISALVIIGLWQSIVVIFEMPSFILPTPLAVFERLIERHEVLLKHTLVTAQEIVFGLLLGLFMGLFFALLMLLFKPIKHWLLPILIASQAIPVFAIAPVLMLWLGYGMTSKIVMAALIIFFPVTTCCYDGLRNTPTGYLDLAKTMGATKWQMLRHIQLPASLPTLASGIRVAVVIAPIGAVAGEWVGSSAGLGYLMLQANARMMIDEMFAALLILSTLSVLLYFITDKALKKLIPWDF; translated from the coding sequence ATGAGTAATATCATTAGTGCAAACCTGACACATCAGCAGAAGAGTAAAAACAAGAAACAAATAATCCATATTAGCCCGGTACTGCGCATTATCATTAGTGCACTTGTTATTATCGGGTTATGGCAAAGCATTGTGGTCATTTTTGAAATGCCCTCTTTCATTCTTCCCACACCATTAGCTGTCTTTGAACGCTTAATCGAGCGCCATGAAGTCTTGCTTAAGCACACATTGGTGACCGCACAAGAAATTGTATTTGGCTTGTTACTCGGTTTATTCATGGGGCTATTTTTTGCGCTGCTGATGCTATTGTTTAAGCCTATTAAGCATTGGCTATTACCGATTTTGATTGCTAGCCAAGCCATCCCCGTATTCGCCATTGCACCAGTACTGATGCTTTGGTTAGGTTACGGTATGACCTCTAAAATAGTAATGGCAGCATTAATCATCTTTTTCCCCGTGACGACCTGTTGTTATGACGGTTTGCGTAATACGCCAACTGGCTATTTAGATTTGGCTAAAACCATGGGCGCAACCAAATGGCAAATGCTACGTCATATTCAACTACCAGCTTCGTTACCGACATTAGCATCGGGTATCCGTGTGGCAGTGGTGATTGCACCTATTGGTGCTGTTGCAGGTGAATGGGTCGGCTCAAGTGCAGGCTTGGGTTATCTCATGCTCCAAGCCAATGCCCGTATGATGATTGATGAAATGTTTGCAGCATTACTGATCTTATCAACTCTGTCAGTCTTACTTTATTTTATCACTGATAAAGCATTGAAGAAGCTCATTCCTTGGGACTTTTAA
- a CDS encoding ABC transporter, ATP binding protein → MLMSSTSQTKLKSEDSLAVNIAIKNGYLHYNDSIDPVLNKLNMTVPARQWTCILGRSGSGKTSLLRYLAGLLDHKIMWSGELSVNANNLVQPDLTNQIAYMAQQDLLLPWLSVLDNVMLSSKFGTEKSAPKTDKALDLLAKVGLADNANRFPQQLSGGMRQRVALARTLMQDKPVVLMDEPFSALDAVTRYRLQDLACELLKDKTVVLITHEPQEAIRLADHIYIMQGKPAEAEYLQVPTSAKPRQFDAECAQLQQQIMTCLAQEYGAEHE, encoded by the coding sequence ATGCTGATGTCTAGCACCTCGCAGACAAAGCTAAAATCGGAAGATAGCCTTGCGGTAAACATCGCGATTAAGAACGGTTATTTACATTATAACGACAGTATTGACCCCGTATTAAACAAGCTGAACATGACGGTGCCAGCTCGGCAGTGGACCTGTATTTTAGGGCGTAGCGGCAGTGGTAAAACCTCACTACTGCGTTACCTTGCAGGGCTGTTAGATCATAAAATAATGTGGTCAGGAGAACTATCAGTTAACGCGAATAACTTAGTTCAACCAGACTTAACCAATCAAATTGCTTACATGGCACAGCAAGATTTATTGCTACCTTGGTTGTCCGTGCTCGACAATGTCATGTTAAGCAGTAAATTCGGCACTGAAAAATCAGCACCAAAAACTGACAAAGCACTCGATCTACTGGCTAAGGTCGGTCTTGCTGATAATGCCAATCGTTTTCCGCAACAACTGTCTGGAGGCATGCGTCAACGCGTGGCACTGGCAAGAACATTAATGCAAGACAAACCCGTTGTATTAATGGACGAGCCCTTTTCAGCCTTAGATGCCGTGACTCGTTATCGATTACAAGACCTCGCTTGTGAATTGTTAAAAGATAAAACCGTCGTTTTAATCACACACGAGCCCCAAGAAGCGATCCGCCTCGCTGATCATATCTATATTATGCAAGGCAAGCCTGCTGAGGCAGAATACTTACAAGTACCGACATCGGCGAAACCGCGTCAATTCGATGCTGAATGTGCACAACTACAGCAACAAATCATGACTTGTTTAGCACAGGAATATGGAGCTGAGCATGAGTAA